The proteins below come from a single Mesobacillus jeotgali genomic window:
- a CDS encoding spore germination protein GerPB yields MNFYIQQSININLLKVDGITNSSVLQIGSAGMIKPVSYLYNTGGFTAPAPEAVHPTEISTGMEGISGGTLEAPAVPLQAPVREN; encoded by the coding sequence ATGAATTTTTATATACAACAATCAATAAACATAAACCTTCTGAAGGTTGATGGAATCACTAATTCTTCTGTACTGCAAATTGGCAGTGCGGGGATGATCAAGCCAGTTTCTTACCTTTATAACACTGGTGGATTCACAGCACCTGCCCCAGAGGCTGTCCACCCTACGGAAATTTCAACAGGCATGGAGGGTATTTCCGGGGGCACATTGGAAGCTCCTGCCGTACCACTGCAGGCCCCTGT
- a CDS encoding spore germination protein: protein MPAIVGVAQVISLGNSSVFHIGDVYRISPVSNAKTFSGAGSFNTGDGLTVYNNQSSTNTYDPDAVDQGNYLNV from the coding sequence ATGCCAGCAATCGTTGGAGTCGCTCAGGTCATTTCCCTTGGTAACAGCTCCGTTTTCCATATAGGAGATGTTTACAGAATAAGCCCGGTATCCAATGCAAAAACATTTTCTGGAGCTGGCTCATTCAATACCGGAGATGGACTGACCGTGTACAATAATCAGAGCTCTACAAATACGTATGACCCAGATGCCGTCGATCAAGGAAATTATCTAAATGTATAA
- a CDS encoding long-chain-fatty-acid--CoA ligase yields the protein MNVPLLLNQFLDRAVALYGNKKAIFSEDRAHTYNELNERVNRLSDGLRKLGVCKGDRIAYLAPNSIEMLEGFYGVFQLGGVMVPLNIRLKPDDYLFILNHSESKVLFVDQDLYHLIQPIKDQLESVQHIIVHYKEDSLDEINYDEWLSQQSADTFRREELDENDVCSLLYTSGTTGNPKGVMLTHRNNYIHALSTMHHLRVSDEDVLLHVLPMFHVNGWGSPFYYTANGASQVCLRKTTPETIFNALEKHKVSVMHMAPTVLNALLQYYEKNVPTIEQQVRVVIAGSAPPPAFVTRVEKELGWEFIQVYGMTESSPLSTISTVRSHLKQLPLNEQYRMKAKAGVSMIGSQVKVVNDHGDEVAHDGKEIGEVITRSNGVMKGYWKNEEATMETIRNGWLHTGDMATVDEYGNIDIVDRKKDVIISGGENISSIEVEGVLYDHPSVLEAAVIAVPHEKWGETPHAYIVLRENEQVTEQDLIAFSREKLAHFKAITGVTFVKELPKTASGKIQKVHLRNEYWEANGKTGRFVN from the coding sequence ATGAACGTTCCATTGCTGTTAAACCAGTTTCTAGACCGGGCAGTAGCGCTTTATGGTAACAAGAAGGCCATTTTTTCTGAGGACAGGGCACATACATATAATGAATTGAATGAAAGAGTGAACAGGCTTTCTGATGGATTAAGAAAGCTGGGGGTGTGCAAAGGCGACCGGATTGCCTATCTTGCACCTAATTCAATTGAGATGCTTGAAGGTTTTTATGGTGTATTCCAGCTGGGCGGAGTCATGGTCCCATTGAACATTCGTCTGAAGCCGGATGATTATTTGTTCATCCTTAACCACAGTGAATCAAAGGTTTTGTTCGTGGACCAGGATTTATATCATTTGATCCAGCCAATCAAGGATCAGCTCGAAAGCGTTCAGCATATTATTGTCCACTACAAGGAAGATAGCCTGGATGAAATCAATTATGATGAGTGGCTTTCACAGCAATCTGCTGATACTTTCAGACGTGAAGAACTCGATGAAAATGATGTCTGCAGCCTACTGTATACAAGCGGGACGACCGGGAATCCAAAAGGAGTCATGCTCACTCACCGGAACAATTACATCCACGCATTGAGCACGATGCACCATTTACGCGTCAGCGATGAGGATGTTCTGCTGCATGTCCTGCCGATGTTCCATGTGAATGGCTGGGGATCGCCATTTTATTACACAGCGAATGGGGCTTCACAGGTATGTCTGCGAAAAACGACGCCTGAGACAATTTTTAACGCACTGGAAAAGCATAAAGTCAGTGTCATGCATATGGCTCCAACTGTGTTGAATGCGCTGCTGCAGTATTATGAAAAGAATGTCCCGACCATTGAACAGCAGGTACGAGTGGTCATTGCCGGGTCTGCACCGCCGCCGGCATTCGTAACCCGTGTGGAAAAGGAACTTGGCTGGGAATTCATCCAGGTGTATGGCATGACAGAATCATCTCCTTTAAGCACAATCTCAACCGTCAGGTCACATTTGAAGCAGCTTCCATTGAATGAACAATACCGAATGAAAGCAAAAGCAGGCGTATCCATGATTGGCAGCCAGGTAAAAGTCGTGAACGATCATGGAGATGAGGTTGCCCATGATGGCAAGGAAATTGGTGAGGTTATCACCCGAAGCAATGGAGTCATGAAAGGCTACTGGAAAAATGAAGAGGCGACGATGGAAACGATCCGTAATGGCTGGCTTCATACCGGAGACATGGCAACGGTCGATGAATACGGCAATATTGATATTGTCGACCGCAAGAAGGATGTTATCATCAGCGGCGGAGAAAATATTTCATCCATCGAAGTCGAGGGAGTACTCTATGATCATCCGTCGGTCCTTGAAGCGGCAGTCATTGCGGTTCCTCACGAAAAGTGGGGTGAGACTCCGCATGCCTATATTGTGCTTCGTGAAAATGAGCAGGTGACAGAGCAGGATCTCATTGCTTTTTCGAGAGAAAAACTTGCCCATTTCAAAGCAATTACAGGAGTGACTTTTGTAAAAGAACTGCCGAAAACAGCTTCCGGAAAAATCCAGAAGGTTCATTTGCGTAACGAATACTGGGAAGCGAATGGCAAGACTGGCAGATTTGTAAATTAA
- a CDS encoding DUF418 domain-containing protein: MEINGQVSGNRVISIDRMRGFSLLGIFLINMISFHSPYFYIEPETWWGGTENLFAYRFIDLFIQASFYPLFSMLFGYGLVILRERSLEKGLSFNPLVLRRLSILLLIGVIHAFLIWPGDILITYAVCGFVFLLFIGWSAKRLFIAGLGLYIVPNVLLLLMLGAASAIDGGEGFSMYDAQAAEQSITIYQTGSFAEVTHHRITEWYQNNNLVGLFLYLITILPLFMIGAGAAKLKLFENVRDKRRKLAAAAAVLAALGLLIKAIPYLYGKTMMTDYMQDVFGGAMLAMAYSLIIALVSELKQFDRFFYPMEAAGRLSISNYLFQSIVSTMIFYSYGLGYYGEVSIFSGSILALIIYILQLAYSSWWVKRFYYGPVEWLWRNGTYLKKQPFKKGRA; encoded by the coding sequence ATGGAGATTAACGGACAGGTATCCGGAAATAGGGTTATTTCAATTGACCGGATGCGGGGCTTTTCATTATTGGGGATTTTTCTCATAAATATGATTTCATTCCATTCGCCATATTTTTATATCGAACCGGAGACATGGTGGGGTGGAACTGAAAACTTATTTGCATACCGGTTCATTGATTTATTTATCCAGGCAAGCTTTTACCCGCTGTTTTCGATGCTGTTCGGATATGGTCTGGTTATTTTAAGAGAACGCAGTCTTGAAAAAGGGTTAAGCTTCAATCCTCTTGTTTTAAGGAGGCTCTCGATCCTGTTGTTGATTGGGGTCATCCATGCATTCTTGATCTGGCCAGGTGATATTCTCATAACATATGCAGTCTGCGGTTTTGTTTTCCTGCTGTTTATTGGCTGGAGTGCGAAGAGGCTTTTTATTGCCGGATTGGGTTTATACATAGTTCCAAACGTCCTCCTGTTGTTGATGCTCGGTGCAGCCTCAGCCATTGACGGCGGAGAGGGATTTTCGATGTATGACGCACAAGCTGCAGAGCAGTCGATCACCATCTATCAAACGGGCAGCTTTGCAGAAGTGACACATCATAGAATAACTGAATGGTATCAAAATAATAACCTGGTGGGATTGTTTCTATATTTGATCACAATCCTTCCTTTATTCATGATAGGAGCTGGAGCAGCAAAACTAAAATTATTTGAGAATGTACGGGATAAAAGGAGGAAGCTTGCAGCCGCTGCGGCTGTACTCGCAGCCCTTGGCCTGTTGATAAAAGCAATTCCGTACCTGTATGGCAAAACAATGATGACGGATTATATGCAGGATGTTTTTGGCGGTGCAATGCTAGCAATGGCTTATTCATTAATTATTGCGCTGGTTTCTGAGCTGAAACAATTTGACAGGTTCTTCTACCCGATGGAGGCTGCCGGCAGGCTTTCAATCAGCAATTATCTATTCCAGTCCATCGTTTCGACAATGATTTTTTATAGTTATGGACTAGGGTACTATGGGGAAGTGTCCATTTTCTCTGGTTCAATACTGGCACTGATTATTTACATATTACAATTGGCATATAGCAGCTGGTGGGTCAAAAGGTTTTACTATGGTCCGGTGGAATGGCTATGGCGGAACGGCACGTACCTGAAGAAACAGCCTTTTAAAAAGGGTAGGGCCTGA
- a CDS encoding DNA topology modulation protein, with protein MEKIIIIGCGGAGKSTLARKLGQVLNIKVYHLDAIYWKPGWVMTEKDEWKSLIKHMIEKESWILDGNYGSTMDLRASAADTIIFLDYSATRCLYGVFKRRIMYHGRTRPDMNEGCPERLDWDFIKWVAQYKRKKVPGIMAKLEEFKYQGKEIYHLTNPRETEAFLEGLINKGRII; from the coding sequence ATGGAGAAAATCATCATCATCGGCTGCGGAGGTGCAGGGAAATCTACACTTGCCCGAAAGCTGGGGCAAGTCCTCAACATTAAGGTTTATCATCTTGATGCAATATACTGGAAACCAGGATGGGTCATGACAGAAAAAGATGAGTGGAAATCACTCATCAAGCACATGATTGAAAAAGAATCCTGGATCCTTGACGGTAATTATGGCAGCACGATGGACTTAAGGGCAAGTGCAGCTGACACCATCATCTTCCTTGATTACTCAGCTACAAGATGCCTGTATGGTGTTTTCAAAAGAAGAATCATGTACCACGGCAGGACAAGGCCGGATATGAATGAAGGCTGTCCGGAGAGACTTGATTGGGATTTTATCAAATGGGTGGCTCAATACAAGCGCAAAAAAGTGCCTGGCATTATGGCGAAATTAGAAGAATTCAAGTATCAGGGTAAAGAGATTTACCATTTAACAAATCCTCGTGAAACAGAAGCATTCCTGGAGGGTTTAATCAATAAAGGGAGGATAATCTAA
- a CDS encoding fumarylacetoacetate hydrolase family protein, with protein sequence MKFVTFKNESGQSIGVVNAEGSHLLPLADAYEKMGGKSALPSDMIEAITQGEIFYQEAEKIVHWVSENNLDSELYIPLESVELLAPIPRPAKNIFCVGKNYAEHAIEMGSKDDIPEHIMVFTKAPTTVIAHDQTILAHSELTEQLDYEGELAVVIGKKGMGVKREEALDYVFGYTVLNDVTARDLQAKHKQFFIGKSLDTTCPMGPWIVHKSAIANPNNLDIKTAVNGEVRQDSNTENFIFPIEEIIAVLSQGMTLEPGDIIATGTPAGVGKGFKPPRFLKAGDTIEITVEGIGTLRNKVES encoded by the coding sequence ATGAAATTTGTTACTTTTAAAAATGAATCGGGTCAATCTATCGGGGTAGTCAATGCAGAAGGGAGTCATCTCCTTCCGCTTGCGGATGCCTATGAAAAAATGGGCGGTAAATCAGCTCTCCCATCTGACATGATTGAAGCCATTACACAGGGCGAAATTTTTTATCAAGAAGCAGAAAAAATTGTTCATTGGGTAAGCGAAAACAATCTGGACAGCGAACTATACATCCCGTTAGAGTCAGTGGAACTGCTCGCACCGATACCACGCCCGGCCAAAAATATTTTCTGTGTTGGCAAAAATTACGCAGAGCATGCAATTGAAATGGGAAGCAAGGATGATATTCCCGAGCATATCATGGTATTCACGAAGGCACCAACAACTGTCATTGCCCACGATCAGACTATCCTTGCGCATAGCGAATTGACCGAGCAATTGGACTATGAAGGTGAGCTGGCAGTCGTCATTGGCAAAAAAGGGATGGGGGTCAAAAGGGAAGAGGCATTGGATTATGTATTTGGCTATACAGTCCTGAATGATGTGACTGCCCGTGACCTCCAGGCAAAGCATAAGCAGTTTTTCATCGGAAAAAGCCTTGATACTACATGCCCGATGGGACCCTGGATTGTCCATAAATCCGCAATCGCAAATCCGAACAATCTGGATATAAAAACAGCAGTAAATGGAGAAGTTCGGCAGGATTCAAATACGGAAAACTTTATTTTCCCGATAGAAGAAATCATTGCAGTACTTTCACAGGGAATGACACTTGAGCCAGGGGATATCATAGCAACCGGAACACCAGCAGGCGTAGGCAAAGGCTTCAAGCCGCCAAGGTTCCTAAAGGCTGGAGATACAATTGAAATTACTGTTGAAGGGATTGGAACATTGCGTAACAAAGTGGAGAGTTAA
- a CDS encoding YisL family protein — translation MIHAHMTAWFLALVLFFVALGLHKSGKEKGAKIVQMVLRLFYVLILLTGFWLLFSINISLMYVLKAAVGLWVIAMLEMILIRTKKNEKASVLWIQFIVAVLLVLYLGFSLPLGTYLF, via the coding sequence ATGATACATGCCCATATGACAGCCTGGTTTTTGGCTCTTGTTTTATTCTTCGTAGCACTGGGACTACATAAAAGCGGTAAGGAAAAAGGCGCTAAAATTGTCCAGATGGTCCTTAGACTGTTTTACGTGCTGATTCTATTGACTGGCTTCTGGCTTCTTTTCAGCATCAATATCAGCCTGATGTATGTACTGAAAGCAGCAGTAGGCCTGTGGGTTATCGCAATGCTGGAAATGATCTTAATCCGTACAAAAAAGAACGAAAAAGCGTCTGTATTGTGGATTCAATTTATTGTCGCAGTTCTTCTTGTACTATATCTAGGTTTTTCACTTCCACTTGGAACATATTTGTTCTAA
- a CDS encoding GGDEF domain-containing phosphodiesterase encodes MATTKSCVYENDQQLNSFIEGNSFKGHRNLLVQIFYSHKEKRKLQHLEQLLKKQLPVSALLNCEAADCFTEKEQCIVSFTVFDKQELNPILQDQYTINTLNSLVETSQQDILHLNESLKVSEQYYRSLFDNNGDFVYSTDLAGNFTSINQAFMKTFGYSEIELIGRSALDFIKKEDVNRAKMHFIQALKGKDQTYTIEIPIKSGETQIFQIKNIPITINGSCVGTYGIGRNITIQKKTEEKIIQLAYYDQDTGLPNRMRFTEQLEEMIHRARHKKELLAVLVIDIDRFKIINDSLGHYAGDIVLKELAERIEGRLPAGAYLGRFSGDKFTLMLTENVSIDQTTRTARELQNIISMPLSYQNQEFIVTASIGISSFPGDGLDEHILLKNADIAMNRSKNQGGNKITYFSTGMNDQAMVRLELESYLRKALQKNEFHLCYQPLMDLKSGEITCTEALIRWQHPHLGMVSPAQFIPLAEETGLIEEIGEWVLTTACVQTKEWQQNGFPNLGISVNVSAYQFQQHAFIGQVIKALETSKLEPVFLSLELTESAMLKDIAYSISVMKSLQELGVKVSIDDFGTGYSSLSYLRNLPIDTLKIDQSFINNLHDDPSDIAIVKAIITMGKGLSVKIVAEGVETYEQLNLLRDMDCHYAQGYYIQKPLDIAAFEKGFRTMENVVYSVK; translated from the coding sequence ATGGCTACGACAAAAAGCTGCGTTTACGAAAATGACCAACAACTTAATAGCTTTATAGAGGGCAATTCATTCAAGGGCCACCGCAATCTATTGGTGCAGATCTTTTACAGTCATAAAGAAAAAAGAAAGCTTCAGCACCTTGAGCAGCTGCTTAAAAAACAGCTTCCTGTTTCTGCTTTGTTGAATTGTGAAGCAGCGGACTGCTTTACAGAAAAGGAACAGTGTATCGTGTCTTTTACTGTTTTCGATAAACAAGAACTCAATCCTATTCTGCAAGATCAGTACACCATCAACACATTGAACTCTTTAGTGGAAACCTCACAGCAAGACATCCTTCACCTAAACGAAAGCCTCAAAGTTTCCGAGCAATACTACCGATCGCTGTTTGACAACAATGGAGATTTTGTCTATTCAACAGATTTGGCAGGCAATTTCACAAGTATCAATCAGGCATTCATGAAAACCTTTGGCTACAGCGAAATTGAGCTAATCGGCAGGTCCGCGCTCGATTTTATCAAAAAGGAAGACGTGAACCGTGCCAAAATGCATTTCATTCAGGCACTTAAAGGGAAAGATCAGACTTATACAATAGAAATCCCGATCAAGAGCGGCGAAACACAGATTTTTCAGATTAAAAATATTCCTATTACGATAAATGGTTCATGTGTAGGAACGTATGGAATTGGCCGGAATATTACCATTCAGAAAAAAACGGAAGAAAAGATTATACAGCTTGCTTATTATGACCAGGATACGGGATTGCCGAACAGGATGAGGTTTACCGAACAGCTCGAAGAAATGATTCACCGTGCCAGGCATAAAAAAGAACTGCTTGCCGTACTTGTCATTGATATTGACCGCTTCAAAATCATCAATGACAGTCTGGGGCATTATGCCGGGGATATTGTTTTAAAAGAGCTGGCCGAAAGAATCGAGGGTCGACTCCCGGCAGGAGCTTATCTTGGCAGGTTCAGCGGCGATAAGTTTACGCTGATGCTGACAGAGAATGTCAGTATCGATCAAACGACAAGAACAGCCAGGGAACTGCAGAATATTATATCCATGCCTCTGTCTTATCAAAATCAGGAGTTCATTGTTACGGCCAGCATTGGGATCAGCTCCTTTCCAGGGGATGGTCTGGATGAGCATATACTGCTGAAAAATGCTGATATTGCGATGAACCGTTCGAAAAATCAAGGCGGGAATAAAATTACTTACTTCTCAACCGGAATGAACGATCAGGCAATGGTCCGGCTTGAGCTTGAGAGCTATTTAAGGAAAGCGCTTCAAAAAAATGAATTCCATCTTTGCTACCAGCCGCTGATGGACTTGAAATCCGGGGAGATTACCTGTACAGAAGCACTTATCCGCTGGCAGCATCCGCATCTTGGAATGGTTTCGCCGGCACAGTTCATTCCTCTTGCTGAGGAAACTGGATTGATTGAGGAAATCGGGGAATGGGTGCTGACCACAGCATGTGTCCAGACGAAAGAATGGCAGCAAAATGGATTCCCGAATCTCGGTATCTCGGTTAATGTATCCGCCTATCAGTTTCAGCAGCATGCTTTTATTGGACAGGTGATTAAAGCTTTGGAAACATCTAAGCTTGAGCCGGTATTCCTTTCCCTGGAACTGACAGAGAGTGCGATGCTGAAAGATATAGCCTATAGCATTTCGGTCATGAAATCGTTACAGGAACTTGGAGTAAAGGTTTCGATTGATGACTTCGGGACAGGATATTCCTCTTTAAGTTATTTGCGCAATTTGCCGATTGACACGCTAAAAATCGATCAATCATTCATCAATAATCTTCATGACGACCCATCTGATATTGCAATTGTCAAAGCAATCATCACTATGGGCAAGGGACTTTCCGTTAAAATTGTCGCAGAGGGCGTAGAAACATATGAACAGCTGAATCTTTTGAGGGATATGGACTGCCATTATGCACAGGGCTATTACATTCAAAAACCCTTGGACATTGCGGCCTTTGAAAAAGGGTTCAGGACGATGGAGAATGTTGTGTATTCAGTGAAATAA
- a CDS encoding DUF2777 domain-containing protein yields the protein MNRQQRSNLIEFQPRAFNAGTVEYINSQWVFFDEETEEAALVDEFIHQEVEVQRNNKWCKGFLLDNGSIQTGNEKITLQDQEMIRIRKQLIYSFERLLDELNDEAFVQFINTLNSLNFSIYDCIYCYNHLTFLDHDKGVSGVNFLILDNEEYICSVQHHFDYFETQNDRFELTLNNGKRTVIERIS from the coding sequence ATGAATCGACAACAACGAAGCAATCTAATTGAATTCCAGCCCCGGGCATTTAATGCCGGGACAGTAGAATATATTAATTCACAATGGGTTTTCTTTGATGAAGAAACAGAAGAGGCTGCACTCGTCGATGAATTCATCCATCAAGAGGTTGAAGTGCAGCGAAACAATAAATGGTGCAAGGGTTTTTTGCTGGATAACGGCAGCATTCAGACCGGCAACGAAAAAATCACTTTGCAGGATCAGGAAATGATCAGAATCAGGAAACAGCTGATCTATTCGTTCGAGCGTTTGCTTGATGAGCTTAATGATGAAGCGTTTGTCCAATTTATCAATACATTGAATTCGCTCAATTTTTCAATCTATGATTGCATCTATTGCTATAACCACCTGACGTTCCTTGATCACGACAAAGGGGTTTCAGGAGTCAATTTTTTGATTCTTGATAATGAAGAATACATCTGCAGTGTCCAGCACCACTTTGATTACTTTGAAACTCAAAATGACAGATTTGAATTGACCTTGAACAACGGGAAACGGACCGTTATCGAGAGGATTTCATAA